The region TTCTCGGCAAGCTGGTCGATCTTCTGGACAGCGGTAACCGGGAGACCTTCTTCGCCGATCATGCATGGACGCTCCTGGGGATGGCGTTTATCGTCCTCGTGCTCAGGGCGCTCACGCTCGTCCTGATTTCGCTGGTCGAGGAGCAGACGATCGTTCCGGGGTTCTTCAACCTCGTGCGCTGGCAGAGTCACCAGCGGGTGATGAAGCAGAGCCTTGGCTATTTCCAGGACGACCTTGCCGGCCGTCTGACACAAAAGGTCATGCAGGCCGGCCTCTCCGCAGGCGACTTCATGTCCAACCTGCTGCAGGTTGCCTGGTTCATTATCGTCTACGCGCTCACGACCCTGGTTCTCGTGGCCGATCTGGACCTTAGGCTCGGGGCGATCGTGGCTCTGTGGCTGAGCTGTTTCGCGGTGGTGGCCTGGAACATCGTTCCGCGCGTGCGCAGCGCCTCCAAGGCGGTCGCCAATTCCTATTCGGGGGTGACGGGCCGTCTGGTCGATACCTATACCAACATCCAGTCGGTCAAGCTGTTCGGGTCGGCGCTGGAGGAGAGCCGCGGCGCCGGGGCGGCGTTCGACAACTTCATCGGGAAACTGAAGACATTCACCCGACTGCTGTCGACCATCCGCATCATCATGAGCCTGATCAACGGCGTGATGATCGTTGCCATTGCGGCCATGGCCCTGAAGATCTGGCAGGATGGCGGCATCAGCACAGGCCATGTCGCCTTCGCACTCAGCCTGATCCTGCGGCTGAATATTCTCCTCAACCGGCTCTTCAATCAGCTGAACGGCCTGTTTCGCCATTTCGGTTCGCTGCAGGACAGCATGGAGACGATCGTCAAGCCCATCGTTCTGACGGACATGCCAGGTGCCCGGGATCTGGTCGTCGCAGAAGGCGCCGTCAAGTTCGAGAACATCCGCTTCCACTACGGCAAGACGGGCGGTGTGATCGATCATCTGAACCTGTCGATCAAGCCGGGGGAACGCGTCGGGCTCGTCGGGCCCTCGGGAGCCGGAAAAACCACTCTGGCGAGCCTGCTCCTGCGGTTCTTCGACGTCGAGGCCGGGCGTATCCTCATCGACGGACAGGATGTGAGGGACGTCACGCAGGCGTCCCTGCGCCGTTCCATCGGCATGGTGACGCAGGATCCGTCCCTGCTGCACCGGTCGATCCGGGAAAACATTCGCTATGGACGGACATCGGCGAGCGAAGAAGAGCTGTTGGAGGCCGCGCGCAAGGCACACGCCCTCGACTTCATCGAGCAGCTTGAAGACAAGCGGGGCCGGAACGGGTTCGATGCCTTTGTCGGGGAACGCGGGGTCAAGCTGTCAGGCGGGCAGCGCCAGCGTATCGCCATCGCGCGCGTGCTCTTGAAGGACGCGCCGATCCTGGTGCTGGACGAGGCAACGTCTGCGCTGGATTCGGAGGTCGAAGCCGCGATCCAGGAGAACCTGCAGGGGCTGATGACCGGGAAGACGGTGATCGCCATCGCCCACCGCCTGTCGACAATCGCCGCCATGGACCGTCTGATCGTCATGGACAAGGGCCGGATCGTGCAGCAGGGAAGCCACGAAGAGCTGCTGTTGCAGGAGGACGGCCTCTATGCGCAGCTCTGGCAACGTCAGTCCGGCGGTTTCCTGAAGCCGGAGACGGCCGTGGCCTGATCGCGCGGCAGCTTCTGCCGGTGGTTCTCTTCAGCGTCCGGCATTTATGTGGCCATACCCTAAGTATTTTCCCGAGCATGGCGGATTACCGAATCTTTACGCCCGGCAGGCTAAAGATCCGTTTGCTTGGCGGATGATCCGGGAAACCCCACCCGCAGTTGCCGGGCTTGAAATGACTGCCGGAGTTTTCTCGTGACATTATCAATCAAGGGCCGCTTTGTGGCCATGGTCCTGACCGCCGCCGCCATCATGATGGCCGGTACGGCTTTCGCCTTCTACACCTTTCGACAGGCTTTCATGCGGGAAATAGGCACGGCGGACGGTGCGAAGCAGTTTCTGTCGGGAAATGTCGCGGCCAATATCGACGGTCTCATCATGGACCAGATGATCACGATCGGCCTGGTGGTATCACCGGTCGGTCTGGCTTTTCTGGGCCTTGCGATCATTCTGGCGTTGGGCATCGCACGGCCGCTCAACCGCCTGCAGGCCGGCCTCGATAAACTCTCGGACGGGAATTTCGATATTGAGATCGAGGGGGCCGGGCGCAGTGATGAAATCGGCGCGATTGCGCGCTCCGTGATCGCGTTCAGGGGCAATCTTGCCGAACGGGCCAGGGAACAGGCGCGCCAGGAACTGGCGCATCAGGAGGCCTTGAGCGAAGAGCGCAAATCGCTGATGCAGGATGTCGCGGACGATTTTGAAAAATCGGTCCTCGGCGTGGTGGCGGCTCTTACCAAGGCAGCCGGCAGTGTCGAAAGCAATTCCATGGAGCTCAGCAGCGCGGTGAATTCCTCGCTCCAGGCCGTGCAGGAAGTCCATATCGCCACGTCGGAAGCTGCCAGTTCGGTGGAGATCGTCACCAATTCGGCAGACCGCCTGTCCGGATCGCTGAGGCGCGTGCGCGAAGATGTGGACCAGGCCACCGACATCGCCAGCACCGCCGTTCAGGAGGCGCGCAAGACGGATGAAATCGTCGGACGTCTGTCGGAAACCGGTCGGGCAATCGGCGAGATCGTCGAACTCATCAGCCGGATCGCCAGCCAGACCAACCTGCTTGCCCTGAACGCGACCATCGAAGCGGCCAGGGCGGGGGAGGCAGGACGCGGCTTTGCTGTGGTTGCCAACGAGGTCAAGGTCCTGGCGGAACAGACCACGAAGGCGACGGACGACATTTCCGCCCAGGTCGCCGCCGTCCAGGAGGTCGCCGAGCTTTCGGAAACCGCGATTCGCTCGATCACGGAAACCATTGGCCGCATCAGCGAGATATCCGGGAAAATCCGCGAGGCCGTGGAAGAGCAATCAGCGGCCACGCAGGAAATCAGCAGCAATGCGCTGACCGCACGGGCAAGTTCGGATCAGGTCACCAGCAATGTCGGCACCTTGAGCGGTGTCATGGAGACCAGCCGCTCGGCGACAGGCGAGATGCACCGGGCTTCATCGGAGCTCGGCCAGCTTTCCAGCAGCCTTGAGGCGCAGGTGAGCCAGTTTCTGCAAAGCGTTCGGGCGGCCTGAAGAACCCCATAGTGGCGGAAAAGTCCGCCGCCCAATGCCGTTGCATCAGCCAAGGGCTTTGACGCTGCCGCTCGCCGCCCGTCCGGCGTCCTTCGGATCGCTCTGGAGCGACCAGTGCATCCAATTTTATGGGACAGAGCGCGGTTACGATCCCCTTAAACTGACGCACCGCCGTCAATACGGCCAGAGCGGCGAGACAAAGCCGGCAAGTCGACCCGCTACATCGGCCGAGAGTTCTGGCGCTGCGGCGCGCAGCGGGTGAACGAAATCCAGGGTGAGACGTGATCGAAACGATCGCAGCTGGCTCTGTGATGGGGCGGGTTAACCAACCGAAGATCTATCCGTTGAAGTACTTATTGATATAAATACCAATATTCCTCAGTCGAATTTACTTGTTTAGGAATTGTTTCAGGATTGAGTTTATAAGTAACCATATGTTTTTTCCTGCCAAAAAGATGGAATATGACAGAATTCCTGGCT is a window of Roseibium salinum DNA encoding:
- a CDS encoding methyl-accepting chemotaxis protein, producing the protein MTLSIKGRFVAMVLTAAAIMMAGTAFAFYTFRQAFMREIGTADGAKQFLSGNVAANIDGLIMDQMITIGLVVSPVGLAFLGLAIILALGIARPLNRLQAGLDKLSDGNFDIEIEGAGRSDEIGAIARSVIAFRGNLAERAREQARQELAHQEALSEERKSLMQDVADDFEKSVLGVVAALTKAAGSVESNSMELSSAVNSSLQAVQEVHIATSEAASSVEIVTNSADRLSGSLRRVREDVDQATDIASTAVQEARKTDEIVGRLSETGRAIGEIVELISRIASQTNLLALNATIEAARAGEAGRGFAVVANEVKVLAEQTTKATDDISAQVAAVQEVAELSETAIRSITETIGRISEISGKIREAVEEQSAATQEISSNALTARASSDQVTSNVGTLSGVMETSRSATGEMHRASSELGQLSSSLEAQVSQFLQSVRAA
- a CDS encoding ABC transporter ATP-binding protein; its protein translation is MPRGGFAFLLYFVSQVRWPFAAMLVLGGAAAFIEVAVFNFLGKLVDLLDSGNRETFFADHAWTLLGMAFIVLVLRALTLVLISLVEEQTIVPGFFNLVRWQSHQRVMKQSLGYFQDDLAGRLTQKVMQAGLSAGDFMSNLLQVAWFIIVYALTTLVLVADLDLRLGAIVALWLSCFAVVAWNIVPRVRSASKAVANSYSGVTGRLVDTYTNIQSVKLFGSALEESRGAGAAFDNFIGKLKTFTRLLSTIRIIMSLINGVMIVAIAAMALKIWQDGGISTGHVAFALSLILRLNILLNRLFNQLNGLFRHFGSLQDSMETIVKPIVLTDMPGARDLVVAEGAVKFENIRFHYGKTGGVIDHLNLSIKPGERVGLVGPSGAGKTTLASLLLRFFDVEAGRILIDGQDVRDVTQASLRRSIGMVTQDPSLLHRSIRENIRYGRTSASEEELLEAARKAHALDFIEQLEDKRGRNGFDAFVGERGVKLSGGQRQRIAIARVLLKDAPILVLDEATSALDSEVEAAIQENLQGLMTGKTVIAIAHRLSTIAAMDRLIVMDKGRIVQQGSHEELLLQEDGLYAQLWQRQSGGFLKPETAVA